The sequence acaaaattaaacaatattctttattatttaataacaaatatataattttatttataaaattttattataaataacaaaattaaacaataatttttattatttatgacaACGTACCTGCTTTAGTTTTAAGAAATTCTCTTTGCTGATATCAAAATGTTATAACTCCTTTCCTTCTtagaagagatttgaaaggaataaaaaggtTAGGATTACATTCTGCTATTATGTTCATAATGCAAAGATGATCTCCTCTATATTCTGTTTTTGTGAAAATGACTCTAACAAATTTCCAGTATCTTACATGTGCAAATTACAACTGTCTTCAAGGTAAAAGTTAATTGAGAGAAAAAATTAATAGGTTAgaatcttactttttcttttcttgcttcctGACTGTTATACCTACTAAAGGgatgtggggtgggagggggagtcttttttctttctaaatcatTCTACTAGTGTTATATTGATTTTCTCTCAAGTACACCCTGTGGTCTCAGATGATCACATATTTTCTTACGTTACTCATATTGATACAGCACCTTGGCTTATGGGTTGACATATATTACTTGAGCTTTGATGACACTTCCCACCATTGACATTTCTTGGTGGTGGGGTGTACTGAGCCTCTTTTGCATGAAACATAAGGGAACAGGCTGTTTCACAACAGTATTTTCATTCTTTGAAAATCAATTATTGTTCATCCCAAATGGTATCTGAAGCCCCCGTCAGTGTTGCTTCACATTGTTTCTTACCCCTACAGCAATGTCTTGAGTGCTTTTGTGTCTTTgctgagacagaaaaaaagttcCTCACATGGGCATCAAAATATTCCAGTTATACTGTTTGTAAGAAAGTTTGTATTATTTCCTGCCTGGAAGAATACAGGTAACCTACCTATATGctgttgctttctctctttctttcttaccttTGTGTCTCCTCTCATCTCGCTTCCCTCTGTTTCAGCTAGCTGTGAGGTGGTTGGAGCACAACTGCCACTACCAGTACATGGATGAGCTCCTGCAATACATCCGCTTTGGTCTAATGGATGTGGATACTCTCCATACAGTTGCCCTGTCCCACCCCCTTGTCCAAGCAAGTGAGACTGCAACAGCCCTTGTCAACGAGGCCCTGGAATACCACCAGAGCATCTATGCACAGCCCGTCTGGCAGACTCGCAGGACCAAACCACGGTTCCAGTCAGACACTCTGTATATCATTGGTGGGAAAAAGCGCGAGGTCTGCAAGGTCAAGGAACTTCGGTACTTCAATCCCGTTGATCAGGAGAATGCTCTCATAGCCGCCATTGCCAACTGGAGTGAGCTGGCTCCCATGCCTGTGGGAAGGAGCCACCATTGTGTGGCAGTCATGGGGGACTTCCTGTTTGTGGCAGGAGGGGAAGTTGAGCATGCCAGTGGCCGGACGTGTGCCGTGAGGACTGCCTGTCGCTATGACCCCCGCAGTAATTCCTGGGCAGAGATAGCACCCATGAAAAACTGCCGGGAGCATTTTGTGCTGGGTGCCATGGAGGAATACCTCTATGCAGTTGGGGGCAGAAATGAACTGCGCCAGGTTCTGCCTACAGTTGAGCGATATTGCCCCAAGAAGAACAAATGGACTTTTGTTCAGTCCTTTGACAGATCCCTTTCATGCCATGCTGGATATGTGGCTGATGGTCTTCTTTGGATATCAGGTAGAACATACCTCATGTTGGATTTATCAAAACACACTTTCATTGTGGTATATATTTACAAGTCAAGCTTTAATACTGTGGCCATGTGTAATTGAAAGATTGAACCAAGCATGCCATTTTAGCTAATTAacattcatttattgagcacctactctagAGAGCAATGTAATTGGAAATAATACACCTTTCTGTGACTTTCTGAGTgattaatggaataaaaattcAAGGTGGAAATTGTTGGTCCATCACAACTGTCTTTTTCTACCAGATCTCCTGTCAGCTCTTGATTATTCATGGATTGTATTGCACAGCTTGTGGTTTATCTAGgtcctttgctttttctttcaccCCTGGCTGCCTGACTAGAGCCATTTCATCAAAGACAAGGCAAGAGAAGTATAAGCCCAGTTAATCCATTTTTCTGGGTATAGCAATAGGTATATATCCAAGTAATCACTATGCTGTGCATTGAGGGAAGGGATTTAAGTTACCAAAAcaaagttgttgttgttgctgtttcagatagggtctcactctgttacccaggctggagtgcagtggtgccatctcgactcactgcaacctccacctctcaggctcaagtgatcttcccacctcagcctcccaaataactgggactacaggagcacaccaccacacccagctaatttttgtaaattttgtggagacaggtttcactacattgcccaggctgccctcgaactcctgagcttaagcaatccaccagtcttggcctcccaaagtgttgggattacaggcgtgagccactgtgcccagcctaaaacaaagtttgtttgtttttaattatctgtGAATGGTAGTTACTTGTGCCATTCTAACCCTTCATTCCTATGTACTCTCCTATTTTTACTGATGGTACAGTTTGAGCTCTAGTTTACCTTTTCATCTCTTTTGAAAACCTTTTGATTATGGAAAAAGTAGGGAAGACTAGAATAATGAACCCCATGTACCCACAACCCAAAATCCACAGTTAACTACTCCTTGTCAGTCTTGTTTTCTCTACACCCACAGACCCGTCACACCCCTCTGGGCTGCCTTTTTGCTTATACAGAAGGAGTCTGTGAGGCATATGTTATCAGCATCACATTATCAACCTGTGTTTTCAATCTTAGTTTTGAGAAAGGCCCTAAGTGTTCTCCTTTGAAAGGTTTTTCTATCAGGAAGAAAGCTGCATTTTCTCCCAGTTGGAAGATACTCACATTGTAACCCAAATGGAACTTGTTGGATTTCTGTGTCATCAAGCACTAAGAGGAATAGAAAGGGtaaaaaacttaaatattaaGAATAACCCTGATGTTTGTACTTAGAAGAAATCATTACTTTTAAGTACACCTGCAAAGGCTTCTCAGCTTTCCTCAATAATTGTCTCTAGTGTTCTAACACCTGCTCTGACAAAATTCTCCCTTGCACTTCTTTAAATTCATTTGGACTTTGACTGTTTGTTCTTCTGCTGCCCTCAATAACCAGGAAGATAGTCACAGGCTCAGCTTCTCTGAGCGGTGCCTCAGTTATTGGCAATTCACTGATGTTTATTGACAGAACGTAGGTCACTTCAGggtttaagtgctcaataaattaatgaatgaagagAAGACTAGGACTAAGGAAGCAGACAGATGAAGTGGACCCAACATTTACTGGCTCTGTACCAAAGAAACATTAGAAACAAGTATGTATGTTAGTATACATAGATATGTTTAAATTAAAACCTCATTTATCTAATtactgttcctttttctttaaatatatatttcaacagTTAATAACCACCAAGACTATATTCTTTTGGCTGTGCTGGAGAAATTTCAAGCTAGGCAGCAAATAAGTCTTTGCTAACAGAAGGAACAGATCTGTACTTGTCTTGGATGGCAAAACAACGATGCGTTTATGAAATCAATGCCATTTATGTTTTCTCCCAATTGACATTCCTTTCATTGACTCATTTAGTttcatatattattaatatactgTATTCCTAAATTTTGCACTGCATTTTCTAAGTTTTGTATGAAtttctcataaatattttaataaatattctggCTGTAAACCTAGCTTGTAAAAGAATGCTGGGGTTTCCCTTACGTAGTCTTAAAGATATGATGATTTAATACCTTCTTCAGTGAGGCCTTAAGAAAGCACAGAAGCTCCTCTTAGACTCGCTAGATCCGTCGTCCTGGTATCAAGCTGACTTCCCTTTCAATATGGGGCTATatgtttccttttacattttattaaatctaTCAACTTATTACAGATCCTTATTGCTATCtcactttgtttttctcctactgtgaaaggaaatacattttctttattcttcttttgcaCTAATATATGCTGCCTGTGTTAACCACACTTAATGAAAACAATCACAATTTTCTCAGGTTTGTTTCTCCCTACCGTGTACTTGAGATGAGAAACTCACTTTGCTGTGTACAGTACAATATCTTTAattggaaagaagaggaaatcaCCAGTGACATTTCTAATACCTTCAGTCGTCTGCCTCTTTCCTCAGGCCCAGCTTATAATAAATCAATTGTGAATCTAACCATGAATAGGGAGGGGTGACTAGATTTGCTAATGGGCCCCTTAACAAAAATACAGGTATAGTTCACCCTGCCTATCACTGAGTTGGGAGTGTAACCTGATTTATTGGAGCAGATGAAAATGTTTGAGGCTATTCCTTATCCTTTACCAAATAATCATGTATTTCCAATTTAATTGACGGGGATTAAGTCATTGGCATCCTTCTGGTATTTTGCAAACTTTGCCTGAGGTGGGGGTAGTATGGATTATAGAAGGTGGATTTTAGGTTCTTGGTTCTGTTCTCTAGAACACAGAATGAATGTTTCTTTAGAGACTTGACATTTCCAGCGTGCTCACTCCCTTTCCACACCTCTCCCCCATTTCGGTCCATTTTGGGGTCAGGAAATCTTGAAACctgtttatagtttttaaagtATGACAAGCAGAAAGGAATCCAGAAAATCATGCTGTGTGTACATATCCATTAGCATTTAATTAAAGATGTTAGAGTCGAATTTTACGGGCTCCTGTAGCGTTTGACATTGTGACCCAATTCACAAGTGTTCCATACCATTTTGATTTGAAATTCACAGTATCAAGGTAAAATAAGCTCTTAAATATCCTAcagctgtgtttttaaaatatatgctctCTGTTGGAAGGCATAGTTTGTGAACTACTAAAAAgaacctttttttgtgtgtgagggaAAATTAATCCTGAGCTCATCATGAAAAAcagcttatttttttcattttcatcaaaTGATAGCAAAATAAGAGGCTAACTGCAAAGTTAGTgcttgaaaactataaaaatgagaCAAATGTTATTGCATTTACTCAAAAGcaatatttagtgctttcttgaTTCTCTTGGTGAATGCCACATCCTTGTATAGTGCTGAGTCACAGATACATGAAATTAATTTAGCAAACATACTTCCTGCCCTCTAGGAGCTGGcaatcaaataatttttcagataTTTCATTAATGAAAGGACATTTGTTAAGCCTTAACTCCCTAGAAGCTATGTGTATTTTCATCTTGATTAAATTTATATGAAGTTTGCATTGCcccattttaaataactttaatttaTTCAAAGCTACTAACAGGACTTGGGTTTTTCtagtattaattaaaataatgtaaaattttattaacatttaaaaatataattgcctTATCTTTTCGCAGATATTGTTTTACTTACATCTTGAGAATTGTAgacaaaggctgggtgcagtggctcacgccagtaatcccagcactttgggaggctgaggcgggcggatcgcctgagattaggagttcgagaccagcctggccagcatggtgaaaccccatctctactagaaatacaaaaattagccgggcatggtggcgggcacctgtaatcccagctacttgggaggctgagacaggagaattgcttgaacccaggaggtggaggttgcagtgagccgaggtcacaccactgcactccagcctgggcaagaagagtgaaactgcatgaaaaaaaaaaaaagaagaagaattgtagACAAAATATTGGGAACTAACAGCAGGCATAGCAGAGGCTGAGTTGTAGTGTGCTGAGACCACAGACcgtggtcacacacacacaaaacttgtGCTGCACTTCTTATCCATCATGAGATGCTGAGCTCAAGTTCCTAACCTCTCCAAGTCCTGTTCTGGGATAGTGCTGGAGCATTAAAGTAGCATATAGTAGAGGGAACAGACTTTTAAACAGGTAATTTGAGGGTGACAGCAGAAGTCTTTCCAAGGCACAAAAGTAGTGCAAAGCAGGGAGTGACTATTGCAGAAGGCAGGAAAGGTAGCACCTAAAATAATTGAGGAATTATTTTAACACTGGAGGTGCCTAACTTAGCTTCGGGTCCATTGGCTACTTTCTATTATCCGTTAACTCCTCCCTGTCCTCATACTTGAATTTCATGGTCCAATCACTTCAATAATTATCTTGTCCTCTGggaaacatgcagtgtttgacaAACCCAGTGATCTACTTGGTCTGTCCCTGTACCTAGGTGGCTCCACCTGTGGGAGGAGGACAATTAGTAGGAGGGCTTGGTATGGGTATATCCTCAGCACATCATGCACAGTGGCACTCTCAGCCCTCTCTACACCCTACTGCTACTCTCTCACCCCTTTCCTTCACTGGCTGGAACTTCTTCACTTTCCTCAAAACCCCCTCTTCTCAGACTCAGAGAGAAGATCTTTCCTTTGGTTTCTCAGAGCAAATCTAAGTGAGATagtaggaggaggaggcagagagtgTGACAAGAGAGATGGATAAGAGTTTGTCTGGAAAGGGGCTAAGGGCAGAAGTTTGGGAAACACTACAGGGATATCAAGGTCCAAAATATTTCCACTGcattttttaattgggaaaaTTGTAGTGAAAGCAGTTTCAGGGAATTGGAAGAAGGTGGAAACTAGAATACAGTAGTTTAAGGTATGATTGAAAAGTGAGGAAATAGAAACCCCAGGTACAGACTACCTCGGCAAAAAGTTAGGATAAAGCCTTTCTTAGTCTAATACTAATGAACAAGCGTATTTTCTCAACTTCATTCCCCAAATCTGAGCTTATCAGACAACTTTCCAATTAACAATCTGGCTTCCTGTATACATATAGGGAGAGAATGTGCTGTTTTTAGTTGTTCACATATTTTAGTTCATGTAACAGCctcattttttcattataaattaataaatagcaTTTTGGCTTTAGGAAGAATAAAGGAgattaagaaggaaagaaaggaagaaagaggggagTTTGGCTGAGAAAAGGAAGCAAGAGGGTTGTTTGGCTGAGTAGCTAGAAGACGAAATCCAGAGGTGAAGgagggattttgtttgtttgaggatGCAAGGGCACTGAGCATATATATTAATAAGGAAAGAGAGTGAAATTGAAGGTGTAGGGAGGAGGGGCATCCATTTGGCTGGTAAACGCTGAGAGCATTTCCCAGGTACCAGGAACAGTGAAGAGTCCTGAGGATACAATATTGAAAACAGACACAGTGTCCTGAAAGGCAAGGAGCTGGGCAGGGGGTAGGTCTTGAACATGAGAAGGGAGGGACCCTTAAGCCTGGAGGGAAGGAGATAATTATGGGTGTGAACCTAGGTAAGCTCACAAGTGAGGGGCAGGAACCTGAAGAGGTTTCTTGTAGATTGATTCAAATGAGAAACAGGTCTGTCAAGATTGTGCCTGTCAGGACTAAGTAGAGGGCCTGAGGAGAGTGACCTTGGAATAAGCCTCTGAGAGAAAACAGAGGGAATTAACAGGTTAAAGAAAAATAGGTGTTCAGAATCCACACTAACCTTGGAAACCACAAAACTGTAGTGGCTCTGTTTTCAAATTTCTGTCGTTTTATGATGCTCAGCAGAGGACTGAAGAAGGAAGATCTGTGGATTCACTCATGATGAAAGGTTTTGAGACTGGAATAGTCCAGAGAATCCTCCTGGAAGGAGTTCAGCAAGCTAGGATCCCAGTTAGGTGAGAGGCAAGGGCTGAAGGTTTGCTTGAGGGAGAAAAGTGTGTGTTGCGGGAGTAAGTAGTAAGAGAATGCCCCCTTGTTGTCCCTGGAGGCGGCCATGATGTGAGGAAGCCACTTGCCTGGTAGAGGTTAGGAGGTGGATAACTTGGCACATCCACTTAAAAGTTCCTAGTGAATTAGAATGTCCATGAAGAATTAAATCTTTGTTGCTTTAGATCCTAGCAACCAGCTGCTCCCAgcagttactttttctttttttcacttgtgCCCCAATCTTTCCTATCCCCAATCTGAAAGAGGTGAAAACAAAGCTACTGTAGTATTGAAGTGAGgtggaaaacaaacagaaatgtagTATTCTACAATGCTTGTTAGAGAGCTAAATGatttaaaggaaagaaagcaatcaGATCACCTACATTCTCCAAATAATTAACAAAGCTTTCATCCTAAACTGTCTTACCTGTATCCCGAATAAGTTGCACTTTGTTGATTTACCCTCACATCACTGCCCAGGAAATGAGGCTTGAAGAGGTTAAATGACTCCCCAGATCACACAGCTTATAGATGACAGAGTTAGAATTTGAACTCTGTGTCTCTGGTTCTTTAGACCATGCTTTTCCCACCAAACCACACAGGTTACCAGTTGTTTATCGTGACAGTGAAGGTCTGCAAAATAGATGCTTAAATTGTAAAAAAAGAACTTCCAAATGGCATAAAACTGAAAGTAAATGATGCACAGAAGCAGAGTGCTATCTGGAGATTTGTTTAGAATCAACAATCATTGATTGTCCTTAATTGCTTAACTGTCCATCCTTCTCaggggagagaagagacacataatgtcTTTCTGCGATTTTACAGTTCAGTTTctaaaacttaaaatgtaaagaGAAAGGTGATAAAATGGAACTACTCTAAAATACATTGGTGTAgattagaaatttttttctgaaagaattaCATACTACAGGAGTCTAATGGCCTTTAAAATTGGTGTtgtaaggttttgttttgtttttttttttatgtccaaATCATTGGCTACAAAACTCTTCTCATGGAGAGAACCGCCTTTGTTTAGACGATTGATTTGTGTCTAACTAGATGGGTCTAGTAAAAGACAGTAAACTAAATGGTGAGCTGTATTGTTCTACCAAAGAATATGTGAACAATATCATTTGCTTTATTCCCAAGAGGAGAGAAGATGGTTAAAGCTACACCATAGAAATAGAGAATGGCTGAAGAACTTAGTTGATGGTGGAAGGGAGATAAAAGATCCAAGAGCACAGCAAAGCTGGGACATGAAAGACAGACAGAGGTGGCCTTAAGAGTTTGACCCTGCTGGGAATGTGCAAAAATATTTGGAGGCAGGATTTCAACTTTctacggaatgaggaatgggagtTACAGTGAATATTATTGAGATTATAAAGGGCAGGTGAATCTAATTGATATCTGCATTATGGTTGATTTCACCCccattttatcatttcatttatttaaaacaatacatAATGCATACTTTACATATTTCTGGGTCACAAGTTTGTACCTATTTGCTCTAAATGACataatttctgttttcaaatGCAGGAACCCTGCTTTTATAGGTATTTTGTAAATTAGAGACTTCACAGGTTTTGAGTATATTAAGTACCCATCATCTGTTTGGGTTCCTCAAGTATGACAGAAATAATATGGATACTAGTTTTAATTTAATGCATGGATTATGCATGCTTCTATTCAAGATGCTAATTTAGTGGAAAGATTCTTGGCTGTAATTGTTTAGTATTATAAACATCCAGAAAATATGGACAGTCTAATGTCATATAAAAATAGATGTTTGGTTTTGCATTTATTATAAATGTTCCTattgtattacttttttaaagggCTAACAATGAGTGTAGCCCTCTAAATAGTGACTAATAGGAACCTGCACTTAATGACAGGTTGTTCCTTAGGTAATTAAATTGTAAGCGTGAAGTTATAGTCTTTCAAGAACTGGAGAAAGTTTATGGAAATGGTAAGAAATTTTTATAAACAGCTACAGGATTGTAGCAAACTTCCCTCTGTGGATTGTCTCTATGCTTTGCACTCTAGTTCATCTGAAACCTATGAGGAATGTATCATCATCACTGTTTTGCATATGAGGAAGCTGAGCATGGTTGTGTTAAATGGCTTCCCCAAGGATACAGTCATGTAGGACCCATGTTAATGCCACAGCCTGTCCTGAAACTCTTCCCTTAGACTAGTGTGAACCTGGCCACTGCAGGTCTCCAAGACAGTTGCAGAGAACTTGAGATGGTTTTCCTCAATCCCGAATTTGCTGGCAGAATTCCAACCTGGAGCATGCTCCTCCACCCTGCGTGTGGGGATCAGTTCTTTGCATCCCACTCTGTCCTGGTGGTGCGTTAGCACTGCATTACCAACTGTAGGCATCTACTCCTGGAGTTTACTCTATTTACCAACAGAGGtattttttgtcattaaaaaaaaatcagcagagcCATCAGACTTGACCCAGTCTGACCACGTACAATGAGAGCAGTTTTTCTATACACTCTATTTTATGAGCACTGCCGGCATTGACCAGTTGTTGCTTTTGAGTAGAATATGAGTTTGAGAGTCAGTGATCTCAGTAGCAGAGACAAAGGTTGCTTGTTTGGCAGTCGCTTGTCATCTCTCTAGTATGCACTCATCCATTTGTCACAACATTTTGTGGCGAGTCGTACAGGGAAGCTTAAGAAAAATGCTTTTCTCCTGTCTTGATGATAGAAAGCATTTCTCACTGCTGGTAGCATGGTGGTAACTTTTCATTCCTTCTGGCAGTTTTTAAAGACTTATTTGACTTTAGGGGAACTTGCAGTATATCTTTAAGTCACAGTTCAAAAGTATAAGACAGGGTTGCTCATTTTCAATTTTGGCTGGAAAGTCTTAACTTTCACTGTGGCACTTCAAAGTTAGAGAAaacttggttttaaaaatggatgcTGATATGAGATGGCATATTTAATGACAGATG is a genomic window of Pongo pygmaeus isolate AG05252 chromosome 5, NHGRI_mPonPyg2-v2.0_pri, whole genome shotgun sequence containing:
- the KLHL32 gene encoding kelch-like protein 32 isoform X4, whose product is MTRLLAVRWLEHNCHYQYMDELLQYIRFGLMDVDTLHTVALSHPLVQASETATALVNEALEYHQSIYAQPVWQTRRTKPRFQSDTLYIIGGKKREVCKVKELRYFNPVDQENALIAAIANWSELAPMPVGRSHHCVAVMGDFLFVAGGEVEHASGRTCAVRTACRYDPRSNSWAEIAPMKNCREHFVLGAMEEYLYAVGGRNELRQVLPTVERYCPKKNKWTFVQSFDRSLSCHAGYVADGLLWISGGVTNTAQYQNRLMVYEPNQNKWISRSPMLQRRVYHSMAAVQRKLYVLGGNDLDYNNDRILVRHIDSYNIDTDQWTRCNFNLLTGQNESGVAVHNGRIYLVGGYSIWTNEPLACIQVLDVSREGKEEVFYGPTLPFASNGIAACFLPAPYFTCPNLQTLQVPHHRIGTI
- the KLHL32 gene encoding kelch-like protein 32 isoform X3; its protein translation is MGGNMQLAVRWLEHNCHYQYMDELLQYIRFGLMDVDTLHTVALSHPLVQASETATALVNEALEYHQSIYAQPVWQTRRTKPRFQSDTLYIIGGKKREVCKVKELRYFNPVDQENALIAAIANWSELAPMPVGRSHHCVAVMGDFLFVAGGEVEHASGRTCAVRTACRYDPRSNSWAEIAPMKNCREHFVLGAMEEYLYAVGGRNELRQVLPTVERYCPKKNKWTFVQSFDRSLSCHAGYVADGLLWISGGVTNTAQYQNRLMVYEPNQNKWISRSPMLQRRVYHSMAAVQRKLYVLGGNDLDYNNDRILVRHIDSYNIDTDQWTRCNFNLLTGQNESGVAVHNGRIYLVGGYSIWTNEPLACIQVLDVSREGKEEVFYGPTLPFASNGIAACFLPAPYFTCPNLQTLQVPHHRIGTI
- the KLHL32 gene encoding kelch-like protein 32 isoform X5 gives rise to the protein MDELLQYIRFGLMDVDTLHTVALSHPLVQASETATALVNEALEYHQSIYAQPVWQTRRTKPRFQSDTLYIIGGKKREVCKVKELRYFNPVDQENALIAAIANWSELAPMPVGRSHHCVAVMGDFLFVAGGEVEHASGRTCAVRTACRYDPRSNSWAEIAPMKNCREHFVLGAMEEYLYAVGGRNELRQVLPTVERYCPKKNKWTFVQSFDRSLSCHAGYVADGLLWISGGVTNTAQYQNRLMVYEPNQNKWISRSPMLQRRVYHSMAAVQRKLYVLGGNDLDYNNDRILVRHIDSYNIDTDQWTRCNFNLLTGQNESGVAVHNGRIYLVGGYSIWTNEPLACIQVLDVSREGKEEVFYGPTLPFASNGIAACFLPAPYFTCPNLQTLQVPHHRIGTI